A window from Lepus europaeus isolate LE1 chromosome 20, mLepTim1.pri, whole genome shotgun sequence encodes these proteins:
- the NANOS3 gene encoding nanos homolog 3 yields the protein MGTFDLWTDYLGLARLVGALRVEEDPQAKPEPQPQPTAAEAEDPKPPGPERLCSFCKHNGESRAIYQSHALKDEAGRVLCPILRDYVCPQCGATREHAHTRRFCPLTGQGYTSVYSCTTRNSAGRKLFRPDKVKAQDSGGGQHQHQRRGGSRGAGKSGPSPPASASA from the exons ATGGGGACTTTCGACTTGTGGACGGATTACCTGGGCTTGGCGCGCCTGGTGGGGGCTCTCCGTGTGGAAGAAGATCCCCAAGCCAAgccggagccccagccccagcccacagcgGCCGAGGCGGAGGATCCGAAGCCGCCCGGCCCTGAGCGCCTATGTTCCTTCTGCAAGCACAATGGGGAGTCGCGGGCCATCTACCAGTCCCACGCGCTGAAAGATGAAGCCGGCCGGGTGCTGTGTCCTATCCTGCGAGACTACGTGTGCCCGCAGTGCGGCGCCACGCGGGAGCATGCCCACACCCGGCGCTTCTGCCCGCTCACTGGCCAGGGCTACACCTCCGTGTACAGCTGCACCACACGCAACTCCGCGGGCAGGAAGCTATTCCGGCCCGACAAGGTGAAGGCCCAGGACTCGGGTGGtggccagcaccagcaccagcggCGAGGAG GCTCCAGAGGTGCGGGCAAGTCGGGCCCTTCGCCGCCAGCCTCCGCCTCTGCCTAG
- the BRME1 gene encoding break repair meiotic recombinase recruitment factor 1 → MTKRKKLRTSGGALYPPRPPKDPRLGESDGGSQSPTLRCWQHLEESDSRSGPSSSPEHSQEQPGQAGPSSQGVDIGAARRLPGPLEKEPPPFPLSQNAAGRFIPQFAKSRKTATLRKAESGDEDPGSSGIPSSEAPSLSEPCAPQVGSQPLAESLQETQGLGHQTESDSACPGHSSRDPVASSKDTLPTASGGEGAWPCVSERASQDPGAHMSSDESSQETKRAWVPVSCGQEGPLLGSEAAGMGAEAGAPQEGGTQGAVGADLLQGPQEEEDATPGSPVSAPALGPPRGPGPGTQGETASGLGSLGRSSPGAHVATEPAAPEQRALQVAAPSSAASPGRTAPDGGHSPAPLGHTPLARDSPGGRGEAGPEDTSDSPAGPPGNREPAVGAADSGHAALETSPDVTQRQGPGPEPPDLEGLGPSLGASALPGDRHAAADPAQERRAPQDRPEAAWEAASATELDFLPDSQIQGALDLEAPPQQVCPAGPCWPDPSPLANRDPVAVARPQQRAPEAAGMEDATDTVRGLILELSNLNRLIMGAHRDLDAFRRLQHRKTAAAGRGPGPYAPQYPWRGL, encoded by the exons ATGACTAAGAGGAAGAAGCTCCGGACCTCAG GAGGAGCCCTCTATCCTCCGAGACCCCCAAAGGACCCGAGGCTGGGAGAGTCTGACGGGGGCTCCCAGAGTCCCACGCTGCGCTGTTGGCAGCACCTGGAGGAGTCGGACAGCAGATCGGGACCCAGTTCCTCTccagagcacagccaggagcagccagggcaggccgGGCCCAG CTCCCAAGGTGTGGACATAGGAGCCGCCCGCAGGCTCCCGGGGCCACTGGAGAAGGAGCCGCCTCCATTTCCTCTCTCGCAG AACGCAGCTGGGAGATTCATCCCCCAGTTTGCAAAATCCAGGAAGACAGCGACGCTGAGGAAAGCGGAAAGTGGAGACGAGGACCCTGGAAGCAGTGGGATCCCTAGCTCG GAAGCTCCATCACTGTCGGAGCCCTGCGCCCCGCAGGTGGGGAGCCAGCCGCTGGCGGAGTCGCTGCAGGAGACCCAGGGCCTGGGACACCAGACAGAGTCAGATAGCGCCTGCCCGGGACACAGCAGCCGGGACCCTGTGGCCAGCAGCAAGGACACCCTGCCCACAgcctctggtggggagggggcgtggccctGTGTCTCAGAGAGGGCCAGCCAGGACCCCGGGGCCCACATGTCCAGTGATGAAAGCAGCCAGGAGACAAAGAGGGCTTGGGTCCCAGTGAGTTGCGGGCAGGAAGGCCCCCTGCTGGGCAGTGAGGCTGCAGGGatgggggcagaggcaggagcccCCCAGGAGGGCGGCACCCAAGGGGCAGTAGGGGCTGACTTGCTCCAGGGCCCCCAGGAGGAAGAAGACGCGACCCCAGGCTCCCCAGTGTCAGCTCCTGCCTTGGGCCCCCCTCGGGGACCAGGCCCTGGCACTCAAGGGGAGACAGCCAGTgggctgggcagcctggggcgCTCCTCCCCGGGAGCCCACGTCGCCACAGAGCCCGCAGCACCAGAACAGAGGGCCCTGCAGGTGGCCgcccccagctctgcagcctcTCCCGGCAGGACAGCCCCTGACGgaggccacagcccagccccgctGGGCCACACGCCGCTGGCCAGGGacagcccaggaggcagaggggaagcaGGGCCAGAAGACACCAGCGACAGCCCTGCGGGTCCCCCGGGGAACAGAGAGCCCGCCGTGGGTGCTGCGGATTCTGGCCACGCAGCCCTAGAAACAAGCCCAGATGTCACTCAGAGGCAGGGGCCTGGCCCCGAGCCACCAGACCTCGAGGGTCTCGGTCCATCCCTCGGAGCCTCTGCTCTGCCTGGGGACAGACATGCAGCGGCTGACCCTGCCCAGGAGCGCCGGGCCCCCCAGGACCGGCCCGaggcagcctgggaggcggcCTCAGCCACAGAACTGGACTTCCTGCCGGACAGTCAGATCCAGGGCGCGCTGGACCTTGAAGCCCCGCCCCAGCAG GTGTGTCCCGCGGGTCCTTGCTGGCCTGACCCCAGCCCTCTTGCCAACAGAGACCCTGTCGCAGtggccagaccacagcagag ggcGCCCGAGGCCGCCGGCATGGAGGACGCCACAGACACGGTCCGGGGCCTCATCTTGGAGCTCTCCAACCTGAA CCGGCTGATCATGGGCGCCCACCGGGACCTGGACGCCTTCCGGCGGTTGCAGCACAGGAAGACGGCGGCAGCGGGGAGGGGCCCCGGGCCCTACGCCCCCCAGTACCCATGGAGGGGTCTGTAG